The Ciconia boyciana chromosome 2, ASM3463844v1, whole genome shotgun sequence genome has a segment encoding these proteins:
- the ARL4A gene encoding ADP-ribosylation factor-like protein 4A, protein MGNGLSDQTPILSSLPSFQSFHIVILGLDSAGKTTVLYRLQFNEFVNTVPTKGFNTEKIKVTLGNSKTVTFHFWDVGGQEKLRPLWKSYTRCTDGIVFVVDSVDVERMEEAKTELHKITRISENQGVPVLIIANKQDLRNSLSLSEIEKMLAMSELSSSTPWHLQPTCAIIGDGLKEGLEKLHDMIIKRRKMLRQQKKKR, encoded by the coding sequence ATGGGGAATGGACTCTCGGACCAGACGCCCATTCTCTCCAGCCTGCCTTCTTTCCAGAGTTTCCACATTGTCATCTTGGGACTGGACTCCGCTGGAAAGACGACTGTGCTCTACAGACTGCAGTTCAATGAGTTCGTCAACACTGTCCCCACTAAAGGATTTAATACGGAGAAAATCAAAGTGACGCTGGGCAACTCGAAAACGGTCACTTTCCACTTCTGGGATGTGGGCGGCCAGGAGAAGCTAAGGCCGCTGTGGAAGTCGTACACAAGGTGCACCGATGGCATCGTGTTTGTGGTGGACTCTGTCGATGTTGAGAGAATGGAGGAGGCCAAAACAGAACTTCATAAAATTACTAGGATATCTGAAAATCAAGGAGTGCCTGTCCTTATCATTGCTAACAAGCAGGACTTGAGGaactctctctccctttctgaaATTGAGAAAATGTTAGCAATGAGTGAGCTGAGTTCTTCGACTCCCTGGCATTTGCAGCCTACCTGTGCAATCATTGGAGATGGACTCAAAGAGGGACTGGAGAAACTACATGATATGATAATTAAGCGAAGGAAAATGTTgaggcagcagaaaaagaagagatga